A stretch of the Synechocystis sp. PCC 7338 genome encodes the following:
- the pgm gene encoding phosphoglucomutase (alpha-D-glucose-1,6-bisphosphate-dependent), protein MASRIHPLAGQHPPADSLLDVDKLLDDYYRQQPDPDNPAQLVSFGTSGHRGSALNATFNEAHILAVTQAVVDYRQAQGITGPLYMGMDSHALSEPAQKTALEVLAANQVETFLTTATDLTRFTPTPAVSYAILTYNQGRKEGLADGIIITPSHNPPSDGGFKYNPPSGGPAEPEATQWIQNRANELLKTGNRAVQRWDYDRALKAPTTHAHDFVTPYVEGLADIIDLDAIRSAGLCLGVDPLGGANVGYWEPIAAKYNLNINLVNPGVDPTFKFMTLDWDGKIRMDCSSPYAMASLVKIKDHYDIAFGNDTDGDRHGIVTPSVGLMNPNHFLSVAIWYLFSQRQQWSGLSAIGKTLVSSSMIDRVGQLINRSVYEVPVGFKWFVNGLLDGSFGFGGEESAGASFLKKNGTVWTTDKDGTIMDLLAAEITAKTGKDPGLHYQDLTAQLGNPIYQRIDAPASPAQKDRLKKLAPDDVTATTLAGDAITAKLTKAPGNQAAIGGLKVTTAEGWFAARPSGTENVYKIYAESFKDEAHLQAIFTEAEAIVSSALG, encoded by the coding sequence ATGGCAAGCAGAATTCATCCCCTCGCCGGACAGCATCCCCCCGCCGACAGCCTTTTGGATGTGGACAAACTTTTAGATGACTACTACCGTCAACAGCCGGATCCGGACAATCCCGCCCAGCTAGTGAGCTTTGGCACCTCTGGCCATCGGGGTTCTGCCCTCAACGCTACCTTTAACGAAGCCCATATTTTGGCGGTGACCCAGGCGGTGGTGGACTATCGCCAAGCCCAGGGCATCACCGGGCCTCTTTACATGGGGATGGATAGCCATGCTCTCTCGGAACCGGCCCAGAAAACTGCGTTGGAAGTATTGGCTGCTAACCAGGTGGAAACCTTTTTAACCACCGCCACCGACCTGACCCGCTTCACCCCTACCCCAGCGGTGTCCTACGCCATTTTGACCTACAACCAGGGGCGCAAAGAGGGTTTGGCCGACGGTATTATTATTACCCCTTCCCACAACCCCCCCAGCGATGGCGGTTTTAAATATAATCCCCCTTCCGGCGGCCCAGCAGAACCGGAAGCAACCCAATGGATTCAGAACCGAGCCAATGAGTTGCTCAAAACCGGCAATCGAGCAGTTCAACGATGGGACTATGACCGGGCGTTGAAGGCCCCCACCACCCATGCCCATGATTTTGTTACCCCCTATGTGGAAGGTTTGGCGGACATTATTGACCTGGACGCAATTCGCTCAGCAGGTTTGTGCTTAGGAGTTGATCCCTTAGGGGGAGCTAATGTGGGCTATTGGGAACCCATTGCCGCTAAATATAATTTGAATATCAATCTGGTTAATCCCGGGGTAGACCCGACGTTTAAATTTATGACCCTGGATTGGGACGGCAAGATCCGCATGGATTGTTCTTCTCCCTACGCCATGGCCAGTTTGGTGAAAATCAAGGATCACTACGATATTGCTTTTGGTAATGACACCGACGGCGATCGCCATGGCATTGTCACCCCCAGCGTGGGTTTGATGAACCCCAATCATTTTCTTTCCGTGGCCATTTGGTATTTGTTTAGTCAGCGGCAACAGTGGTCAGGACTGTCGGCGATCGGTAAAACCTTGGTGAGCAGCAGCATGATTGACCGGGTGGGGCAATTAATTAACCGTTCCGTCTATGAAGTGCCCGTGGGCTTTAAATGGTTTGTTAATGGTTTGCTAGACGGCTCCTTTGGCTTTGGGGGTGAAGAAAGTGCAGGGGCTTCCTTCCTGAAGAAAAATGGCACCGTTTGGACCACCGATAAGGACGGCACCATTATGGATCTGTTGGCTGCGGAAATTACGGCTAAAACTGGCAAAGACCCTGGGCTCCATTACCAGGATTTGACGGCTCAGTTGGGCAATCCGATCTACCAACGCATCGACGCTCCGGCCAGCCCAGCCCAGAAGGATCGACTGAAAAAACTTGCCCCCGATGACGTTACCGCCACCACATTGGCCGGGGATGCCATCACAGCCAAGTTAACTAAAGCTCCCGGCAACCAAGCGGCGATCGGTGGGTTGAAAGTCACCACGGCGGAAGGTTGGTTTGCCGCTCGGCCTTCCGGCACGGAAAATGTCTACAAAATCTATGCCGAAAGTTTCAAGGATGAAGCCCATCTCCAGGCTATTTTCACGGAGGCAGAAGCCATTGTTAGCTCAGCTTTGGGTTAA
- a CDS encoding circadian clock protein KaiA, with protein sequence MQSPLSLCLFAPEHVAHRLRSILQADRHHLSSFQALDDFCAFLEDKPERIDCLLVYYEVNSLPVLNRLYEQGRLLPIILLEPSPSALAKTTNEHPTIVYHNAEIHLPESQWSELPTVVDRAIAHYLHLGPLCTLPNQREIIPAPIVDESSQSFLLLQQRRLADKLKERLGYLGVYYKRKPSHFYRNFSPQEKQEYLEDLSSQYREITLSYFSDEGTVNDLLDQFVNQAFFADLAISQILEIHMELMDEFSQHLKLEGRSEEVLLDYRLVLIDILAHLGEMYRRSIPREDIPFDVYYQTD encoded by the coding sequence GTGCAGTCTCCCCTATCCCTCTGTCTTTTTGCCCCCGAACACGTTGCCCATAGACTCAGGTCTATTCTCCAGGCCGATCGTCATCATCTGTCGAGTTTTCAAGCTTTAGATGACTTTTGTGCCTTTCTAGAAGACAAACCTGAACGGATTGATTGTTTGTTGGTCTACTACGAAGTTAATTCCTTACCAGTGCTGAATCGTCTCTATGAACAGGGGCGTTTATTGCCAATTATTTTGCTCGAACCTAGTCCTTCCGCCCTAGCAAAAACCACCAACGAACATCCGACCATTGTCTATCACAACGCCGAAATTCATCTGCCCGAATCCCAATGGTCTGAACTGCCCACCGTCGTAGACCGGGCGATCGCCCATTATTTGCACCTTGGGCCCCTCTGCACCCTCCCTAACCAAAGAGAAATTATTCCTGCCCCCATTGTCGATGAATCATCCCAAAGCTTTTTACTGCTACAGCAAAGAAGGCTGGCCGACAAACTCAAAGAAAGACTTGGTTACCTAGGAGTGTACTATAAACGCAAGCCCAGTCACTTTTATCGCAACTTTTCCCCCCAGGAAAAACAGGAATACCTAGAAGATTTGAGTTCCCAATATCGGGAGATTACCCTCAGTTACTTCAGCGATGAGGGCACAGTTAACGACCTATTAGATCAATTTGTCAACCAGGCTTTTTTTGCCGACCTGGCCATTTCCCAAATCCTCGAAATTCACATGGAGTTAATGGACGAATTTTCCCAGCACCTCAAGCTAGAAGGACGGAGTGAAGAAGTTCTCCTAGACTATCGTTTAGTGCTGATCGATATCCTCGCCCATCTGGGGGAAATGTATCGTCGTTCCATACCACGGGAGGACATTCCCTTTGATGTATATTATCAAACGGATTAA
- the kaiB gene encoding circadian clock protein KaiB, which translates to MSPFKKTYVLKLYVAGNTPNSVRALKMLKNILEQEFQGVYALKVIDVLKNPQLAEEDKILATPTLAKILPPPVRKIIGDLSDREKVLIGLDLLYDEIREREAEDQDQ; encoded by the coding sequence ATGAGCCCTTTTAAAAAAACTTACGTTCTCAAACTCTACGTAGCTGGCAATACCCCCAATTCTGTGCGGGCCCTTAAAATGCTGAAAAATATCCTTGAGCAAGAATTCCAGGGAGTTTATGCCCTCAAAGTGATCGACGTGTTAAAAAATCCCCAGTTGGCCGAAGAAGATAAAATTCTTGCTACCCCCACCTTGGCTAAAATCCTGCCGCCCCCCGTCAGGAAAATTATCGGTGATCTTTCCGACAGAGAAAAAGTGTTAATTGGTCTAGATTTGCTCTATGACGAAATTCGGGAACGGGAAGCAGAAGACCAAGACCAATAA
- the kaiC gene encoding circadian clock protein KaiC — MNLPIVNERNRPDVPRKGVQKIRTVIEGFDEITHGGLPIGRTTLVSGTSGTGKTLLAVQFLYQGIQHFDYPGLFITFEESPSDIIENAYSFGWDLQQLIDDGKLFILDASPDPEGQEVVGTFDLSALIERIQYAVRKYKAKLVSIDSVTAVFQQYDAASVVRREIFRLVARLKQLQVTSIMTTERVEEYGPIARFGVEEFVSDNVVVLRNVLEGERRRRTVEILKLRGTTHMKGEYPFTITHDGINIFPLGAMRLTQRSSNARISSGVKTLDEMCGGGFFKDSIILATGATGTGKTLLVSKFLQEGCRQGERAILFAYEESRAQLSRNASSWGIDFEEMEHKGLLKLLCTYPESAGLEDHLQMIKSEISEFKPSRIAIDSLSALARGVTNNAFRQFVIGVTGYAKQEEITGFFTNTTDQFMGAHSITESHISTITDTILMLQYVEIRGEMSRALNVFKMRGSWHDKGIREYSISHDGPDIRDSFRNYERIISGSPTRISVDEKSELSRIVRGVKDKTVE; from the coding sequence ATGAACTTACCGATTGTTAACGAACGCAACCGCCCCGATGTGCCAAGGAAGGGAGTACAAAAAATTCGCACTGTGATTGAGGGCTTTGACGAAATTACCCATGGCGGTTTGCCCATTGGTCGTACTACCCTGGTAAGTGGCACCTCCGGTACCGGTAAAACCCTGCTGGCAGTGCAATTTCTTTATCAGGGGATCCAACACTTCGATTATCCAGGGCTATTTATTACCTTTGAAGAATCCCCCAGTGACATTATTGAAAATGCCTATAGCTTTGGTTGGGATTTACAGCAATTAATTGACGATGGCAAATTGTTTATTCTCGATGCTTCCCCGGATCCAGAGGGACAGGAAGTAGTGGGCACCTTTGACCTGTCGGCCCTCATTGAGAGAATTCAGTATGCCGTGCGGAAATATAAAGCCAAGTTAGTTTCCATTGATTCCGTCACAGCGGTATTTCAACAATATGACGCAGCTTCGGTGGTGCGGCGGGAAATTTTTCGTTTGGTGGCTCGGCTGAAACAATTACAAGTAACGTCGATCATGACTACGGAACGGGTGGAGGAATATGGCCCCATTGCCCGCTTTGGCGTCGAAGAATTTGTCTCCGATAACGTGGTGGTTTTGCGTAACGTTTTGGAAGGGGAACGGCGACGGCGCACCGTGGAAATCCTCAAACTGCGAGGCACCACCCACATGAAAGGGGAATACCCCTTCACCATTACCCACGACGGCATTAATATTTTTCCCCTGGGGGCCATGCGCCTCACCCAGAGGTCTTCCAATGCCCGAATTTCTTCGGGGGTAAAAACCTTGGACGAAATGTGTGGCGGCGGGTTTTTCAAAGATTCAATTATTTTGGCTACGGGGGCTACCGGCACCGGCAAAACCCTGTTAGTGAGCAAATTTTTACAGGAAGGTTGTCGCCAAGGAGAAAGGGCCATTTTATTTGCTTATGAAGAATCCCGGGCCCAACTTTCCCGTAATGCTTCTTCCTGGGGCATTGATTTTGAAGAAATGGAACATAAAGGTTTGTTAAAACTGCTTTGCACCTATCCGGAATCGGCGGGTTTAGAAGATCATTTGCAAATGATTAAGTCAGAAATATCCGAATTTAAACCCTCCCGCATTGCCATCGATTCCCTCTCTGCCCTGGCCCGGGGAGTGACGAATAATGCTTTCCGTCAATTTGTAATTGGGGTAACGGGCTACGCCAAACAGGAAGAAATTACTGGTTTCTTTACTAATACTACGGACCAATTTATGGGTGCCCATTCGATTACGGAATCCCATATTTCCACCATTACGGACACCATTTTGATGTTGCAGTATGTGGAGATCCGGGGGGAAATGTCCCGGGCATTGAATGTATTTAAAATGCGGGGTTCCTGGCATGATAAGGGTATTCGTGAATATAGCATTAGCCATGACGGCCCTGACATTCGGGATTCCTTCCGCAATTATGAACGAATTATTAGTGGTTCCCCCACCCGCATCAGTGTGGATGAAAAATCCGAGCTTTCCCGCATTGTTCGGGGTGTTAAGGATAAGACCGTTGAGTAG